TAGTCTATATGTCATTGTCTAGTATCACAACCGTCACACCCGTGGGGACTCATTCTGATCCAAAgctgagggagagggaggaagagagagagacatagagaacATAGAGTGTCTGTCTACAAAGCGTGGCCTCACTTTAGGCTCCAGAGATCTGGAAAAGTCAGGATTTGTGcgcatgtttgtctttttaagCATGTGTTAATCAGAAAGTGAAGGCGTAGACAACGCCAACCACCACAATGTTTCCGATGGTCGCAAAGATGGCGATCCAGAGCCAGATGGCATCGCTGGACATGGACTGCGACTCATCCTGCTGGCCGTGTACCGAGGCGGCAGAGGCAGCGGCGTGGACGCTGGCTGAGGAGTTGAAGAGCGAGTGCTCGCCGCTGTAGTCGTCATTAGGCGAGGAGTCCATAAAGGCTCCCGTCATCAAAACTGGGATCTGAGAGGGGAGGAGAAAAAGCAAGGAgaaaagttatatatatatttaaattttggCATTTGAAGAAGAGAGAATATGGAGAGAAGTGAGACAGATGGTGTTGCATTAAGGTTTTGCTTTTCCAATCACTGGCTACAGGGGACGTAgcttctacttctttttaaaGCAGTCTTGGGTGGAGTTAACTCCCAAACTTGCGTGTAGTAGCTATTACTTATCCTGATTCCAGTACTTTCATTTGTAATCATTCAAACACAATAAGAACAAACCACGTTTGTGTTTTAGTGCAGGATGGAAAAAATCCTTTGGCACGGCAGATTGTTTTCCTATTGGCCATGCATTGGCAGGTCTAAGTGCTATATTAAAAGAAATGATAGGTACTGTAGTTGAATCACAACATCATTAGTAAATGCACAAAGTTTCCCACACGGGCATGTAGGGTCccactctttgtgtgtgtgtgtgtgtgtgtgtgtgtgtgtgtgtgtgtgtgtgtgtgtgtgtgggtgtgttttggtgtgtgggtgtgtgttgtgtggtgtgtgtgtgtgtgtgtgtgtgtgtgtgtgtgtgtgtgtgtgtgtgtgtgtgtgtgtgtgtgtgtgtgtgtgtgtgtgtgtgtgctgtgtgttatTTAAGAAGGCAATACTCGATTAACATAGAATGAATATTTCAAATGTAGCAAGTGAAAATCCTCCATTGCATGGGACAATCGGAGCCCTGGGAAGCTTAGCCATTAAAGCAAAACTGAATGCTTTTATGTGTGAGAGAGTATTTtacgtgtggtgtgtgtggtgtgtgtgtgtgtgtgtgtgggtgtgtgtgtgggtgttgtgtgtgtgtgtgtgtgtgtgtctgtctatagAGCAGGATATTGATTGGGGAATGGATGTGAGAATCTTACCAGCTCAGACGGGGATAAAGATGTTGAAAAACAATTCTATAAATACCTTGGAGGAATGGATACACAGAAATTCTCTCGTGCTtgctcattttctctctctctctctctctctctctctctctctctctctctctctctcatgtacACAGATGCTAGTGCACAAAgatgttaacacacacacacatacttcagCTCTTCCctcacacaggagaaaacaCTGTTTATAAAGCATTCTGCTACTCTTTGCTCATTGGCCCCTGGTGGTGAATAATGACATGACACATCCTGCAGAGCGCCTGCTGTTCACATGAGCATGATGGGGGCAGACAGGCATGCATGAAGTCCGGCAACCTGGGTCTCCCTGCCCCCTACCCAGTAACTGCTCATTCCTCTTGCTACAACATCTCATATGTACCTTGCATCCATGTCTTTTTTCTACCATGAGCAGATTCACATCAAATAGTCCCATGCCCATCACATGTATGTGGTAGGCTATCCCAGGCTACATTACAAATTAGCATCAATGAGAAGAGTTAACGCCTGCACACGGATTCCAAaccacaaatacatttaaatggacAATATTTTGAATCCTTTTGGATCCTTATCAATAAAAATAGTCCCCACAGCCATTGGTGTGGCTAACTGCGCAACCTCATCAAGGTGATAAACATCTAAAAACAGCTAATTAACAC
Above is a genomic segment from Etheostoma spectabile isolate EspeVRDwgs_2016 chromosome 20, UIUC_Espe_1.0, whole genome shotgun sequence containing:
- the LOC116670443 gene encoding uncharacterized protein C14orf132 encodes the protein MDLSFMTAQIPVLMTGAFMDSSPNDDYSGEHSLFNSSASVHAAASAASVHGQQDESQSMSSDAIWLWIAIFATIGNIVVVGVVYAFTF